The following DNA comes from Mucilaginibacter jinjuensis.
CATAAGGCGGGCGATGTTCTTTAGCGCAAAGCGTTTTGGGCTGAGCATCCAGTTGATAATAACCACCCTGCATTTCTAAAACCTTTTGGGTAATATAGGCAGAAGCGCCACCTGGTACATCTTCATCAACCACCAATAGTTTGCTGGTTTTCTTTAAAGAAGCCAGGCTCAGCTGATCGGTATCGAAAGGATAAAGCGTTTGCGGGTCAATCACTTCTATATTTACACCCATTTGGGCCAGTTCTTCGGCAGCTTCCATTACAATACGTAGGGTTGAGCCGTAAGAGATCACGGTAATATCGGTGCCTTCTTTTATAATTTCGGCTTTGCCCAGTGGTACAGTAAAGTCGCCAACGTTGATCGGGAGTTTTTCTTTTAAGCGGTAGCCGTTCAGGCTTTCGATAACCAAAGCAGGCTCATCGCCACGCAGCAAGGTATTGTACATCCCGGCAGCCTGTGTCATATCGCGCGGTACGCAGATGTGCAGTCCACGTAACGAACTCAGGATCATCCCAAGCGGCGAACCTGAATGCCAGATACCTTCCAAACGATGGCCACGTGTACGTACAATAACAGGCGCTTTTTGTCCGCCACTGGTGCGGTAGCTTAATGAGGCCAGGTCATCACTTAATACCGTCATGGCGTAAAGCAGGTAATCAAGGTATTGAATTTCGGCAATCGGGCGCAGGCCACGCATCGCTAAACCCATTCCCTGACCTATAATAGTTGATTCGCGGATGCCGGTATCAGTAATACGCAGATCGCCATATTTAGCTTGTAAACCAGCAAAACCCTGGTTAACATCACCGATGTTACCCAAATCTTCGCCAAAGGCAACAATAGTTTTATCGCGACCGAAGTTGGCATCGAAACAAGCGTTTAATACTTCGCGGCCATCAACCAAACGGGCATCTGCCTCATACTGTGCCGGGTTAACCGGAACTTTTAGCGGCGAGTGCGCACTATTGGTAAACAGCTTGGTATTGTAACGCTCGTGGTTTTGTGCGTTATTATTATTAAACCAGTTAACAAGCGTTTGCTTAGTCGCAAAATTTTGTTTGATGGTTAAACGTAGTGTTTTGCGGATAGCGCCAATAATATCTTTCCGTCCAGGATCAATGCATTCGCGCAATACCTGGGCTACTTCTTCTACCTCATCCTGTGCGGTAGCTTCCTGTGCAACAGCATCTATTAATGAGGCAGCTTCTTCCAGTTCGGCTTTAATTACTGCCCCCAGTTCGTTCCAGGCTTCACGCTGGCAATCACGTACATGTATTTTGGCTTCGGCTTCTATTTTATCAAGCTCCTGCTCGGTGGTAATGGCCGATGAGATGATCCATTTACGCATTTGCAAAAGGCAATCGTGCTCTGCCTCCCAGGCCAGTCTTTCTTTTGATTTATACCGTTCGTGCGAACCTGAAGTTGAGTGGCCTTGCGGCTGTGTCATCTCGGTTACGTGGATCAATACCGGCACCTGCTCGGTACGGCATACTTCAATAGCACGGGCATAAGTTTCGCAAAGGGCAACATAATCCCAGCCGCGAACCTTAAAGATTTCGTAGCCATTGGTGCCATCTTCGCGCTGAAAGCCTTTTAGTATTTCAGAAATATCTTCTTTAGTAGTTTGTAGTTTGGCCGGTACAGAAATCGCGTAAGCATCATCCCAAATAGAAATAGCCATAGGCACCTGTAAAACACCTGCGGCATTAAAGGTTTCCATAAATAAACCTTCGGAAGTTGATCCGTTACCTATGGTACCGAATGCAACCTCGTTCCCATTAACTGAGAATTTCGTTAGATCTGATAATTCTGGATTGTTACGATATAAT
Coding sequences within:
- a CDS encoding alpha-ketoacid dehydrogenase subunit alpha/beta, which codes for MPQTAQLTTNRFDSAELNFEDFKKIVINDYRIGFESRQAALIGRREVLTGKAKFGIFGDGKEVAQLAMAKAFKAGDWRAGYYRDQTFMFATGMSNMKEFFAQLYANPDIEKDPASGGRQMNCHYATRYLDADGNYTNQAETMNCSSDISTTGGHMPRLLGLAYASKLYRNNPELSDLTKFSVNGNEVAFGTIGNGSTSEGLFMETFNAAGVLQVPMAISIWDDAYAISVPAKLQTTKEDISEILKGFQREDGTNGYEIFKVRGWDYVALCETYARAIEVCRTEQVPVLIHVTEMTQPQGHSTSGSHERYKSKERLAWEAEHDCLLQMRKWIISSAITTEQELDKIEAEAKIHVRDCQREAWNELGAVIKAELEEAASLIDAVAQEATAQDEVEEVAQVLRECIDPGRKDIIGAIRKTLRLTIKQNFATKQTLVNWFNNNNAQNHERYNTKLFTNSAHSPLKVPVNPAQYEADARLVDGREVLNACFDANFGRDKTIVAFGEDLGNIGDVNQGFAGLQAKYGDLRITDTGIRESTIIGQGMGLAMRGLRPIAEIQYLDYLLYAMTVLSDDLASLSYRTSGGQKAPVIVRTRGHRLEGIWHSGSPLGMILSSLRGLHICVPRDMTQAAGMYNTLLRGDEPALVIESLNGYRLKEKLPINVGDFTVPLGKAEIIKEGTDITVISYGSTLRIVMEAAEELAQMGVNIEVIDPQTLYPFDTDQLSLASLKKTSKLLVVDEDVPGGASAYITQKVLEMQGGYYQLDAQPKTLCAKEHRPPYGSDGDYFTKPSADDIIEVAYAMMSEANPAKYPSIY